In Caproiciproducens sp. NJN-50, the following are encoded in one genomic region:
- a CDS encoding cation-translocating P-type ATPase has product MNSYLKESADVLRELNSRTDGLSPEEAKRRLLEQGPNRLKDAEKKSFLSRLKEQLMNPMILILLAAAVISGLMGEMTDASVILFVVLLNSILGIVQENKSEKAIEALQKMTASRAKVRRGGEISSIPSSELVRGDIVLLEAGDAVPADLRLLEAASLKMEEAALTGESVPVDKTSDALQASEGVPLGDRTNMAYLGGSTVYGRGTGVVTATGMNTEMGKIADTLAKAKEEETPLQRRLDQLSRLLSIGVLAICAFVFAFSLFTLHDYSSQAVLNTFLLAVSLAVAAVPEGLAAVVTIVLSIGVSKMSARNAIIRKLTAVETLGCTQVICTDKTGTLTQNKMTVVDTFGERTLLPKAFALCSDSRLNPQSGEIVGEPTENALVAFALKEGFDKNGLEAGFPRRGEAPFDSMRKMMTTVHVLPEGGLIQYTKGAPDEILKRCGSVMRDGAVLPMTEEFRREILDANRDMAGRALRVLAAAQKPLSALPDGFTPEKLETGLTFLGLAGMIDPVREEAAEAVRECRRAGIRPVMITGDHKDTAAAIAAQIGIAGPGETVMTGSELDRLSDGELREAVQRCGAYARVQPEHKVRIVSALKDLGLITAMTGDGVNDAPALKTADIGVGMGITGTDVTKNAADMVLADDNFATIVYAVREGRRIYDNILKTIQFLLSSNLSEVISIFVATLLGFSLFRPIHILWINLITDSLPAVALGTEPAEKGIMGRPPRGKSESLFADGLGADVLYQGAAVAALTLLVYWIGSQSGPDVGTTMAFVTLSMCEIFHSFNLRSRRGSVFLLHGQNKILLGTMLAALLLTFAMVELPFLASVFSMVSLTARQYMISIGTALLILPIVEAVKAVQRFLSR; this is encoded by the coding sequence TTGAATAGCTATCTGAAAGAATCCGCCGACGTACTGCGGGAACTCAACAGCCGCACCGACGGCCTTTCACCGGAGGAGGCGAAGCGCCGGCTGCTGGAGCAGGGGCCGAACCGGCTGAAGGACGCCGAAAAAAAATCATTTCTGTCCCGGCTGAAAGAACAGCTCATGAATCCGATGATTTTGATCCTGCTGGCCGCGGCGGTCATTTCCGGACTGATGGGAGAAATGACGGACGCCTCCGTTATTTTGTTCGTGGTCCTGCTCAACTCCATCCTTGGGATCGTGCAGGAGAACAAATCCGAAAAGGCGATTGAGGCACTGCAGAAAATGACTGCCTCCCGGGCCAAAGTGCGTCGCGGCGGTGAGATCTCCTCCATTCCCTCCTCCGAACTGGTGAGGGGCGACATCGTCCTATTGGAGGCGGGGGACGCCGTCCCCGCGGATTTGCGCCTTCTGGAGGCGGCTTCGCTGAAAATGGAAGAGGCCGCGCTGACCGGCGAATCCGTCCCCGTGGACAAAACATCGGACGCTCTCCAGGCCTCGGAGGGAGTTCCTCTGGGCGACCGGACCAATATGGCCTATCTGGGGGGCAGCACCGTTTACGGCCGCGGAACAGGCGTTGTCACAGCGACTGGAATGAACACTGAAATGGGGAAAATCGCAGACACGCTGGCCAAAGCGAAAGAAGAAGAAACCCCGCTGCAGCGGCGGCTGGATCAGCTCAGCCGCCTGCTGAGCATCGGAGTGCTCGCCATCTGCGCGTTCGTGTTTGCGTTCAGCCTTTTTACCCTGCACGATTACAGCTCTCAGGCCGTGCTGAACACCTTTCTGCTGGCGGTCAGCCTGGCCGTCGCCGCCGTTCCGGAAGGTCTTGCGGCCGTGGTGACGATCGTGCTTTCGATCGGCGTTTCCAAAATGTCGGCCCGAAATGCGATTATCCGAAAACTGACGGCGGTGGAGACTCTTGGATGCACCCAGGTGATCTGCACGGATAAAACCGGGACCCTGACTCAAAACAAAATGACGGTAGTCGATACGTTCGGCGAACGCACGCTGCTGCCAAAAGCTTTCGCCCTGTGCAGCGATTCCCGCCTGAACCCCCAGAGCGGCGAAATCGTCGGCGAGCCGACCGAAAACGCGCTGGTCGCCTTCGCGCTGAAGGAAGGCTTCGACAAAAACGGATTGGAAGCCGGATTTCCGCGCAGGGGCGAGGCCCCGTTCGACTCGATGCGCAAAATGATGACCACTGTGCACGTCCTTCCGGAGGGCGGGCTGATCCAGTACACAAAAGGCGCGCCGGATGAAATCTTAAAGCGCTGCGGCAGCGTGATGCGGGACGGAGCCGTTCTTCCGATGACGGAGGAGTTCCGCCGGGAAATTCTCGACGCGAACCGTGACATGGCGGGCCGGGCCCTGCGGGTCCTGGCCGCCGCGCAGAAGCCGCTGTCCGCCCTGCCGGACGGCTTTACTCCGGAAAAGCTGGAAACCGGCCTGACTTTTCTGGGCCTTGCCGGCATGATCGACCCCGTGAGGGAAGAAGCCGCGGAAGCCGTGCGCGAATGCCGCCGGGCCGGAATCCGCCCGGTTATGATTACCGGGGACCACAAGGATACCGCGGCGGCCATCGCCGCCCAGATCGGCATCGCGGGACCCGGGGAAACCGTCATGACCGGCAGCGAGCTGGACCGCCTCTCCGACGGGGAGCTCAGGGAAGCCGTGCAGCGCTGCGGGGCCTACGCCCGGGTGCAGCCGGAGCATAAAGTCCGCATTGTCAGCGCTTTGAAAGACCTCGGCCTGATCACCGCCATGACCGGTGACGGCGTGAACGACGCTCCCGCCCTGAAAACGGCGGATATCGGCGTCGGGATGGGCATCACCGGCACGGATGTGACCAAAAACGCGGCGGACATGGTGCTGGCCGACGACAATTTCGCCACCATCGTCTACGCGGTTCGGGAAGGGCGCAGGATCTACGACAACATCCTGAAAACCATCCAGTTCCTGCTCTCCTCCAACCTCAGCGAAGTGATCTCCATTTTTGTCGCGACTCTGCTCGGCTTCTCCCTGTTCCGGCCGATCCATATTCTTTGGATCAACCTGATCACCGATAGTCTGCCGGCCGTCGCTCTTGGGACGGAACCGGCCGAAAAAGGGATCATGGGACGCCCGCCCCGCGGCAAAAGCGAAAGCCTGTTCGCGGACGGACTCGGAGCCGACGTTCTCTACCAGGGCGCCGCGGTCGCCGCGCTGACCCTGCTCGTCTACTGGATCGGCAGCCAAAGCGGGCCGGACGTCGGCACCACCATGGCCTTCGTCACCCTGTCGATGTGCGAAATCTTTCACTCGTTTAATCTGCGTTCCCGCAGAGGCTCCGTATTTCTTCTGCACGGTCAGAATAAGATCCTTCTCGGCACCATGCTGGCCGCTCTGCTGCTGACCTTCGCAATGGTCGAGCTTCCGTTTCTGGCCTCCGTCTTCTCAATGGTGTCGCTGACGGCGCGCCAGTACATGATCTCCATCGGAACGGCGCTGCTGATTCTGCCCATCGTGGAAGCGGTGAAGGCGGTCCAGCGTTTTTTGAGCCGCTGA
- a CDS encoding MBL fold metallo-hydrolase, producing MNAEIRYLYHSGFSLETAGHFLIFDYYLDTPKGCGLSKGVIDPEEIRDKNVVVFASHSHPDHYSPKIFSWRKAVANIRYVLADEIHAPEDAVKIAPGETADLGGLTVRALESTDLGVAFLVHTDGLCVYHAGDLNWWHWDGEPEEDNEEMGRRYREQIDKLRGEEIDVAFLPVDPRQEQNALLGLTYFMKTVGAESVVPMHSFGKLEFYESLKTDPSLKPWLNKVLFYRDRGDVMTYQKR from the coding sequence ATGAACGCTGAAATCCGGTATTTGTATCACAGCGGTTTCTCGTTGGAAACCGCCGGTCATTTTCTGATCTTTGATTATTATCTCGACACTCCGAAGGGCTGCGGGCTGTCGAAAGGGGTCATTGATCCGGAGGAAATCCGCGATAAGAACGTCGTCGTTTTCGCCTCCCACAGCCATCCGGATCATTACAGCCCAAAAATTTTCAGTTGGAGGAAAGCCGTCGCGAACATTCGCTATGTCCTCGCGGATGAGATCCACGCGCCCGAGGACGCCGTGAAAATCGCGCCGGGCGAAACCGCCGACCTGGGCGGCCTGACCGTGCGCGCGCTGGAATCGACCGATCTGGGCGTTGCGTTTTTGGTCCATACCGACGGACTGTGCGTCTACCATGCGGGCGATCTGAACTGGTGGCACTGGGATGGCGAACCGGAGGAGGACAACGAAGAGATGGGCCGGCGCTACCGGGAACAGATCGACAAACTGCGCGGCGAGGAAATCGACGTGGCCTTTCTGCCTGTCGATCCCAGGCAGGAGCAGAACGCGCTGCTCGGCCTGACTTATTTTATGAAAACGGTCGGAGCAGAATCCGTCGTTCCGATGCATTCATTTGGGAAACTGGAATTTTACGAATCGCTGAAAACCGATCCCTCATTGAAACCCTGGTTGAACAAGGTGCTGTTTTACCGGGACCGGGGAGATGTCATGACCTATCAAAAGCGCTGA
- a CDS encoding methyl-accepting chemotaxis protein, with amino-acid sequence MKKIHFKSFFQTHFKRKKLIRAKSGPTAKKRAVRQKGLKRKLLLRFMMITVSICIVFGGMSVLLIYQNSMSFMEDEVAQSANAYSQVVDNSLDKFRTAVSDISEDSKLFDKSLSNDDLAKELDYQSMVHGFFKVDLAESTGKTVRGKDISGEDYFKKALDGRFATSSTYFSQEDSGMLVTMATPINDEEGGLPRVLTCSISIGTLNSLLNSVSIGQSGYGFIVDNAGKIIADKKINNVLDSVNYIELAKKDPSYSGIAEVVKKMAEAKTGGDLTTLEGQQVYVSYLPISNTDWSIGVVAVRSEMLSGMYTAICIMLGLIAAFILLSILVSNRVAVPIVKPVLSLAGRIETLADGDLHSEVPAVRTKDEIESLSKTFGSTVESLNGYIEEISAVLGGMADGDFTVTPQRDYQGDFTAIKDALNAIIQSMNSTFGEISQMADQVAGGSQQVAEGAHALAQGATEQAGTIEQLSASLKEVNQKVDESAQSAKKADSIALDARNQVTHGSEQMEKMIAAMARIEESSGKIEKINKTIEDIAFQTNILALNAAVEAARAGEAGKGFSVVADEVRNLAGKSSEAAKNTSVLIQDSIGAVTEGRRIADETATSLKEIVDSVESMTTLFGAISKSAAEEARAIGQINQGSEQISAVVQSNSATAEQSSATSQELNRLAQVLKNTLSQLKLQD; translated from the coding sequence TTGAAAAAAATTCATTTCAAGTCGTTTTTTCAAACACATTTTAAAAGAAAAAAGCTGATCCGTGCAAAATCCGGCCCGACTGCGAAAAAAAGAGCCGTTCGCCAAAAGGGACTGAAGAGAAAGCTTCTTCTTCGCTTTATGATGATCACAGTTTCCATTTGCATCGTTTTCGGCGGGATGTCAGTGCTTTTGATTTATCAGAATTCCATGAGCTTTATGGAGGATGAGGTGGCTCAATCCGCGAATGCCTACAGCCAGGTTGTGGACAATTCACTGGATAAATTCCGCACTGCGGTTTCGGATATTTCAGAGGACAGCAAGCTTTTTGACAAGTCGCTGTCGAACGACGACCTGGCCAAAGAACTGGATTATCAGAGCATGGTTCACGGCTTCTTCAAAGTCGATCTGGCCGAAAGTACGGGCAAAACGGTCAGAGGCAAGGACATCAGCGGCGAAGACTATTTTAAAAAAGCGCTGGATGGCCGCTTTGCCACCTCCAGCACCTATTTTTCCCAGGAGGACAGCGGGATGCTGGTCACAATGGCGACTCCCATCAACGATGAAGAAGGCGGTTTGCCCCGCGTCCTCACGTGCTCCATCTCGATCGGCACGCTGAACAGCCTCCTGAACAGCGTTTCAATCGGCCAATCGGGCTATGGCTTTATTGTGGACAATGCCGGGAAAATTATCGCGGATAAAAAAATAAACAATGTCCTTGACTCTGTCAATTACATAGAGCTTGCGAAAAAAGATCCCTCCTATTCCGGTATCGCGGAGGTCGTCAAGAAGATGGCGGAGGCAAAAACGGGAGGGGATCTGACGACGCTTGAAGGGCAGCAGGTCTACGTTTCCTACCTTCCGATTTCGAACACGGACTGGTCGATCGGCGTGGTGGCCGTCAGATCCGAGATGCTGTCCGGAATGTATACGGCGATCTGCATCATGCTTGGACTCATCGCCGCGTTCATCCTTTTGTCGATCCTGGTTTCCAACAGAGTTGCCGTTCCGATCGTAAAGCCGGTTTTGTCCCTTGCGGGCCGCATTGAAACCCTTGCGGACGGAGACCTGCATTCAGAGGTTCCCGCCGTCCGCACAAAGGACGAAATCGAATCGCTCTCGAAGACTTTCGGGTCCACCGTGGAATCCCTGAACGGGTATATCGAGGAAATTTCCGCCGTCCTGGGAGGCATGGCGGACGGTGATTTCACCGTGACTCCGCAGCGGGATTACCAGGGCGACTTCACCGCCATCAAAGACGCGCTGAACGCGATCATCCAGTCTATGAATTCTACGTTCGGTGAGATCAGCCAAATGGCCGATCAGGTTGCGGGGGGATCGCAGCAGGTGGCGGAGGGCGCTCACGCGCTGGCTCAGGGAGCCACGGAGCAGGCGGGAACCATCGAACAGCTTTCGGCTTCTTTGAAAGAAGTCAATCAGAAGGTGGACGAGAGCGCCCAATCCGCTAAAAAGGCGGATTCGATCGCTCTGGACGCAAGGAACCAGGTCACGCACGGAAGCGAACAGATGGAAAAAATGATTGCCGCAATGGCCCGGATCGAAGAATCCTCCGGAAAGATCGAAAAGATCAACAAGACGATTGAGGACATCGCATTCCAGACCAATATCCTCGCGCTGAACGCGGCGGTGGAAGCCGCGAGGGCGGGAGAGGCCGGCAAGGGATTTTCGGTTGTTGCGGACGAAGTGCGCAACCTGGCCGGAAAGAGCTCGGAAGCGGCAAAGAACACCTCCGTGCTGATTCAGGATTCGATCGGCGCCGTGACGGAAGGGCGCAGAATAGCGGATGAGACAGCCACGTCCCTGAAGGAAATTGTGGACAGCGTCGAGTCGATGACCACTCTGTTTGGAGCCATCTCGAAATCCGCGGCCGAGGAGGCAAGGGCGATCGGGCAGATCAATCAGGGCTCCGAGCAAATTTCTGCCGTAGTGCAGTCCAATTCCGCAACGGCGGAGCAGAGCTCCGCGACCAGCCAGGAACTGAACCGCCTTGCCCAGGTGCTCAAGAACACGCTGAGCCAGCTGAAGCTGCAGGATTAA
- a CDS encoding CheB methylesterase domain-containing protein produces MSSISQAVSVLNTFEPDVVIAGARLFGGSAASLIEAAGIPLVALVRPDEDAVSVRGMEADDLVQLPGDQDRKSWRAFCSEACVKAKIAVASAIPAGAHAPKAKAPPPPAKPERVILIGASTGGTDATAEILKRLPDGLPGIVIVQHMPSGFTKMYAQRLNGISGIRVSEARDGDRVGRGSALIAPGGLHLMLKKDRAGYYVKCVRGERVNGHCPSVGVLFDSAAETAGPEAVGVLLTGMGRDGAEGLLRMREAGAYTIGQDEATCVVYGMPMAAFEIGAVVKQAPLQQIADLIVLHTK; encoded by the coding sequence GTGAGCAGTATTTCACAGGCAGTTTCCGTGCTGAACACGTTTGAGCCGGATGTGGTCATTGCGGGGGCGAGGCTGTTCGGCGGGAGCGCGGCCTCTCTGATCGAAGCGGCCGGCATCCCTTTGGTTGCCCTGGTCAGGCCGGACGAGGATGCCGTGAGCGTCCGCGGAATGGAAGCCGACGATCTGGTTCAGCTCCCCGGGGATCAGGACAGGAAAAGCTGGCGGGCCTTTTGCAGCGAGGCCTGCGTGAAAGCTAAGATCGCCGTTGCTTCCGCCATACCCGCGGGCGCGCACGCGCCCAAGGCGAAGGCGCCGCCCCCGCCGGCAAAACCGGAGCGCGTGATTTTGATCGGCGCCTCCACCGGAGGGACGGACGCGACGGCGGAGATTCTGAAACGCCTGCCCGACGGCCTGCCCGGAATTGTCATTGTCCAGCATATGCCGTCCGGCTTTACCAAAATGTACGCCCAGCGCCTGAACGGAATTTCCGGAATCCGGGTTTCGGAGGCGCGGGACGGCGACCGTGTCGGCCGGGGAAGCGCCCTGATTGCGCCGGGCGGGCTGCATCTTATGCTGAAAAAAGACAGGGCGGGATATTATGTCAAATGCGTTCGCGGGGAACGCGTGAACGGGCACTGCCCGTCGGTCGGAGTTTTGTTTGACTCCGCGGCCGAGACGGCCGGGCCGGAAGCAGTCGGCGTGCTTCTTACAGGAATGGGGAGGGACGGCGCCGAAGGCCTTCTGCGCATGAGAGAAGCGGGCGCTTACACCATCGGTCAGGATGAGGCTACCTGCGTCGTTTACGGGATGCCGATGGCAGCCTTTGAGATCGGGGCCGTGGTGAAGCAGGCGCCCTTGCAGCAAATTGCGGATCTGATTGTCCTTCATACAAAATAA
- a CDS encoding CheR family methyltransferase: MIHLTDGEFQELVSFIRTNFGINLGKKRLLIEARLFSVLAEKNISSFTEYFSLIRSSPDELNTMMNRLTTNHTYFMREPRHFEFLKDVILPELTDNRPDRCLRVWSAGCSTGEEAYTAVMVMREWFGPCSGWDYRILATDISTRVLEAARQGVYSAESLRNLPDGWRTRYFRVREGQAYVLSEEIKKEVIFRSLNLMDPFPFHQPFDLIFCRNVMIYFDQETKNNLIRKFYESLKPGGYLLIGHSETVQRDVIPLRYIEPSIYQKG, encoded by the coding sequence ATGATCCATTTAACCGACGGGGAATTTCAGGAGCTTGTGAGCTTTATCCGCACAAACTTCGGCATTAACCTCGGGAAAAAGCGCCTCCTGATTGAGGCGCGCCTTTTTTCTGTACTTGCCGAAAAAAACATCTCCAGCTTTACGGAGTATTTCAGTCTCATCCGCAGCAGTCCGGACGAATTGAATACCATGATGAACCGCCTGACGACCAACCACACTTACTTTATGCGGGAACCGCGGCATTTTGAATTTTTGAAAGATGTCATTCTTCCTGAACTGACGGACAACCGGCCGGACAGATGCCTGCGGGTCTGGAGCGCGGGGTGTTCCACAGGGGAGGAGGCCTACACGGCGGTCATGGTGATGCGGGAGTGGTTCGGACCGTGTTCCGGCTGGGACTACCGGATTCTGGCCACCGATATCTCCACAAGGGTGCTGGAGGCGGCACGGCAGGGGGTTTATTCCGCGGAGTCCCTCCGGAACCTTCCGGACGGGTGGCGGACAAGGTACTTTCGCGTCCGGGAGGGGCAGGCCTATGTTCTGAGCGAAGAGATTAAGAAAGAGGTTATTTTCCGTAGCCTGAACCTGATGGATCCGTTTCCGTTTCATCAGCCGTTTGATTTGATCTTCTGCAGGAACGTCATGATCTATTTTGATCAGGAAACCAAAAACAATCTGATTCGGAAATTCTATGAAAGCTTGAAACCCGGCGGATATTTGCTGATCGGCCACTCGGAAACCGTTCAGCGGGATGTGATTCCGCTGCGATATATCGAACCTTCTATTTATCAGAAAGGATAA
- a CDS encoding chemotaxis protein CheA, which yields MESGNESMLDVYLFETTDLLEHLDDILIESEKNKNLDQDSINEIFRIMHTIKGSSAMMQFNSLAVISHKMEDLFAFVREKGIGEKDLEGLFDLMFRSGDFLRAEVKKVQEGQPLTNNIGTLEQEINGFLKKISADAAVPAAEADQGAAQEAARKDAAAVSGLEAGLLEEESEKGFPFAIRIFFDEDAQMENLRAFMLVNSLQDSCDEFDYQPREIETDKTTASQIQKDGFYLFFREPKARDQAIPAVEAFTYTKTYSILGEALKKRQSAGQSAAGPQPQKAAQQTHSPVKQSLINVNLSKLDSLMDLMGEIVIMESMVTSTPALQQAGLDNNFTKSSRQLRKLTDELQEIVMSIRMVPVSTVFQKMNRIVRDMSKKLDKEVQLVLIGEETEVDKTIVDSIADPIMHLVRNGMDHGIESKKERAKTSKPKMGTITLSAQNTGGEILITVSDDGAGIDRKAVLDKANKKGLLTKPADDYTDHEVNQFILMPGFSTNDVVTEFSGRGVGMDVVKENVEKIGGEVTVESKQGEGTRVIFKIPLTLAIVNGMKISVGDTMFTIPIKNILQSFKARDENIMYDTDMHEIIMVRERYYPVVRLHKAYHLDTEVEDIGGGIMILVGTHDNSFCIFADALLGEQQVVVKPLPAYLNQFKIKKNGIDGCAILGDGSISLILNVQNLYNAS from the coding sequence ATGGAAAGCGGAAACGAATCCATGTTGGACGTCTATTTGTTTGAAACGACTGATCTGCTGGAGCATCTGGACGATATTCTGATAGAAAGTGAAAAGAACAAAAATCTGGATCAGGACAGCATCAACGAAATTTTTCGGATCATGCACACCATTAAAGGTTCATCCGCCATGATGCAGTTCAACAGCCTGGCGGTCATCTCCCACAAGATGGAAGACCTTTTTGCTTTCGTCAGGGAAAAGGGAATCGGTGAAAAAGACCTGGAAGGCCTGTTCGACCTGATGTTCCGATCGGGGGATTTTCTCAGGGCGGAAGTGAAGAAAGTCCAGGAGGGACAGCCGCTCACAAACAATATCGGCACGTTGGAGCAGGAAATTAACGGTTTCCTCAAAAAGATTTCCGCCGATGCGGCGGTTCCCGCAGCCGAGGCGGACCAGGGCGCGGCGCAGGAAGCCGCCCGGAAGGACGCCGCGGCCGTTTCCGGCCTGGAAGCCGGGCTGTTGGAAGAGGAGTCCGAAAAAGGATTTCCGTTTGCCATCCGAATCTTTTTCGACGAGGATGCGCAGATGGAAAATCTGCGAGCGTTTATGCTGGTCAACAGCCTGCAGGACTCCTGCGACGAATTCGATTACCAGCCCCGTGAGATCGAAACGGACAAGACCACCGCTTCCCAAATCCAGAAAGACGGCTTCTACCTGTTTTTCCGTGAGCCAAAGGCGCGCGACCAGGCGATTCCGGCCGTTGAGGCATTTACTTATACGAAAACCTATTCCATCCTGGGCGAAGCGCTGAAAAAGCGGCAGTCCGCAGGGCAGTCCGCCGCCGGCCCCCAGCCGCAAAAAGCGGCCCAGCAGACCCATTCGCCGGTCAAGCAAAGCCTCATCAACGTCAATCTCTCCAAGCTGGACAGCCTGATGGACCTGATGGGGGAAATCGTGATTATGGAATCGATGGTTACCTCAACACCGGCGCTTCAGCAGGCAGGGCTGGACAACAACTTTACAAAATCATCGCGGCAGCTGCGCAAGCTGACCGATGAACTGCAGGAAATTGTCATGTCCATCCGGATGGTTCCCGTTTCCACCGTTTTCCAGAAGATGAATCGGATTGTTCGCGACATGAGCAAAAAGCTTGACAAGGAGGTCCAGCTCGTCCTGATCGGCGAAGAAACCGAGGTCGACAAGACCATTGTGGACAGCATTGCGGATCCTATTATGCACCTGGTCCGCAACGGGATGGACCACGGAATCGAATCAAAAAAGGAAAGGGCGAAAACCTCGAAGCCCAAAATGGGGACCATCACGCTTTCTGCGCAAAACACAGGAGGCGAGATCCTGATCACGGTTTCCGACGACGGCGCGGGCATCGACCGTAAGGCGGTGCTCGACAAAGCCAATAAAAAGGGATTGCTGACCAAACCGGCCGACGATTACACGGACCATGAGGTGAACCAGTTTATCCTGATGCCGGGATTTTCCACCAACGACGTGGTGACGGAGTTTTCCGGGCGCGGCGTCGGCATGGATGTCGTCAAGGAGAACGTGGAGAAAATCGGCGGGGAAGTTACGGTGGAAAGCAAGCAGGGAGAGGGGACCAGGGTCATTTTCAAAATACCGCTTACCCTTGCGATTGTCAACGGCATGAAAATCTCCGTCGGGGACACGATGTTCACGATTCCGATCAAGAATATTCTTCAGTCCTTCAAAGCGAGGGACGAGAACATTATGTACGATACCGACATGCATGAGATCATCATGGTGCGCGAACGCTATTATCCGGTCGTCCGCCTTCACAAGGCCTATCACCTCGATACGGAGGTAGAGGATATCGGCGGCGGAATCATGATCCTGGTGGGCACCCACGACAACTCCTTCTGCATTTTCGCGGACGCGCTGCTCGGCGAGCAGCAGGTGGTCGTCAAGCCTCTCCCTGCTTACCTGAATCAGTTCAAAATCAAGAAAAACGGGATCGACGGCTGTGCGATCCTCGGGGACGGCAGCATCAGCCTGATCTTAAATGTGCAGAACCTGTACAATGCCAGCTGA